In the genome of uncultured Sphaerochaeta sp., the window GCGAGCAGCTCCGAGGTGTATTGGGTAGCCTCGGTGGTGATCTCCTTGATCCCGTGTTTTCTGGTGAAGTCGGCGAATGCGCTCCTTGCTTTCCCAAGATCCTGGGCAGTTGTCTCATACTGGAGTGTGAGGTCCGCAATCTTGCTCTCGATTCCTTGGTCAATCATCCGATTGCTGTTCTCCAGGAAGATGTCACGGATGGCATTTGCACGGAGGGCGGCATCCTCGCTCTGGTCGGAACGGGCGGAGATGAACATGAGGTTTGAGTCCCAGGCAGTGTCCACATTGATGGAGGACCCGATCTCCTCGAGGGTACTCTCGATGGCGAGTCGTCTTCGGAGCTCCTCGAGATTGGTCACGATCTTGACCATGTTCACATAGTCGACAAGGTCTGTGGTCCTGGTGGTCTCCATGAGTCCGGTTCCCTGGTCGTAGGTGAGTTCGGTGCCGCTTCCTACGCTTTGGTAGATCCTGAAGGTGTCGGAGACATATGACTCGATGGGTGCATAGTAGAGTACGGTGGTTGCCTCATACTGGCGGTTCCCCAGGAGCAGGGCTGCAGCGACTCCCAGCAGGGCGGAGAGCAAAGCGAGTGCGATGATCGTCCCGATGCGCATCCTCAGGCTCTTGACGATGGTTTTCAGTTCAAGAGGGATGTGGAAGGACTCCTGCTTTGTCTCAGGCTCATGCGCCATATTCGACTCCTTATCGTTTCGGGGAATGCAACAGTTTGGCTTTCACCTTCTCCTTGATCGCTTTGTCGGTGAAGAGACTCCAGAAGACAACTACATACACCAAGATTCCGGGGATTGCCATGAACATCATATCCCACAGCGAATCGACTGAAAAGAAGAACTTCATTCCGTATCCTGCCCCAACCAGAAGGAGGGTGGGAAACGCTGCGGGCAAGTACACGCGGGAGAGGTAGCGGGAGAAGGGGAAGCCGTACGCTCGTGCCGCCTTTGCAGGCACCACGATTCCGCTGACCACAGCACTGGAGACCACCGTCCCCAAAGCAACACCGGTCAGCCCGAGCGGTTTGATGAGAGCAAGACTGACCGTGATGTTGATGAAGGTGGAAAGGCTGGCCGAGACAGCGCTGAACCGGTGGTACCCGGTCATGGTCAGCACGTTTGAGGCGACCAGTTCAGGGACTGCCACCACAAAGGAGGTGATGAGAAGCCAGAGGGGAACGGTAACGGCTGCATAGGACTCTCCGACCCAGAGCACCAGGAGGTCTTCACCGAAGACATAGACGCTGCCGGCTATGAGAAACCCGGTGGCCATGATGTATTTGGAGAGGTCGATGAGCAGGTAGCGGATGGTATCGGTCTCTTGCTTGGCTTTCAATTCGCTTATCAGGGGGGTGAGGACGTTCACCAGCTGCTTGGTCAACAGGAAGGCGTACTCGGTTACCTTGATGGCAACGGCGTAGAAGCCGACCAGTTCAAGGCCGAAGAAGAGCTGGATGATGATGGCGTCGGTCTGAAAGAGCACCAAGCCGGCGATGGTAGTGAGGAAGGAGTAGATGCTGAAGCCCATTGCTTCACGGAAATCCTTTTTTCTCACTAGTTTTGGGCTGAGGCGCAGCCCTTTGACATTGCGGTACGCAAAGTACACGTACGCCAGGTTTTCAATCAGGAAGGCCAGGCAGTTCATGCTTGCCAGCCACACGATGCCCTTTCCCATGCTGAGGGCGATCCAGACGGTGAGTGCATAGATCATGGTGCCCAGGATCTGGATGATGTTGGTCAGGTGAATTTCCTGTTGACCGAAGAGGGCCCCTTTGAAGAGGCTCAAGGGGATCTGGATGACGAGGGAGCGGATGCCCAGGATGAGCAGGACCGCCACAGCCTCAGGGGCAACACCCGAATCAATGGAGAAGAGTGTGGGGTAGAAGAATGAGAAGATCCCCAAGAGAAGCATACCCCCCACGGCAATGGAGACATACACGTAGAAGATGGTGCTGAGCATGTGGTTGCGGTAGTCGATTTCCCCGGTGGCACTGGTTTCCCCGGTCCATTTGACCACCCCCAGCCCAAAGCCGAAGTCGAGGAGGGAGAAGAAGCCGATGATGGAGAAGGAGAGATTCCACAGGCCATACGCTTCAGCTCCGAGATTGTTGATGATGAAGGGGATGAGCCAGAAGGAGACGACCATGGTGAAGAAGAAGCGGAAGTAGTT includes:
- a CDS encoding oligosaccharide flippase family protein, translated to MDSNARVRKVSINAATNYFRFFFTMVVSFWLIPFIINNLGAEAYGLWNLSFSIIGFFSLLDFGFGLGVVKWTGETSATGEIDYRNHMLSTIFYVYVSIAVGGMLLLGIFSFFYPTLFSIDSGVAPEAVAVLLILGIRSLVIQIPLSLFKGALFGQQEIHLTNIIQILGTMIYALTVWIALSMGKGIVWLASMNCLAFLIENLAYVYFAYRNVKGLRLSPKLVRKKDFREAMGFSIYSFLTTIAGLVLFQTDAIIIQLFFGLELVGFYAVAIKVTEYAFLLTKQLVNVLTPLISELKAKQETDTIRYLLIDLSKYIMATGFLIAGSVYVFGEDLLVLWVGESYAAVTVPLWLLITSFVVAVPELVASNVLTMTGYHRFSAVSASLSTFINITVSLALIKPLGLTGVALGTVVSSAVVSGIVVPAKAARAYGFPFSRYLSRVYLPAAFPTLLLVGAGYGMKFFFSVDSLWDMMFMAIPGILVYVVVFWSLFTDKAIKEKVKAKLLHSPKR